A genomic window from Alkalihalobacillus sp. AL-G includes:
- a CDS encoding DMT family transporter, whose product MNILMVVTVFLGGVAVAIQAGVNGGLGRKIGVIEGAFVSFLIGTVVLFLMMLFFGKGNLLSTFSVPKWQLIGGVLGAYYVFAMVLAVPKIGVAAALIAVIAAQIITSSIIDHFGWLGMKPIPIDGKRILAFGFLMAALYLFAKK is encoded by the coding sequence ATGAACATTTTGATGGTTGTCACTGTTTTTCTTGGCGGTGTTGCGGTCGCCATTCAGGCTGGGGTTAACGGTGGACTAGGCAGAAAAATCGGGGTCATTGAAGGTGCATTTGTTTCCTTTCTGATTGGAACAGTCGTTTTATTCCTGATGATGCTCTTTTTCGGAAAAGGAAATCTATTAAGTACCTTTTCAGTTCCAAAGTGGCAATTGATCGGTGGCGTACTCGGAGCATATTATGTATTTGCGATGGTTCTTGCTGTCCCGAAGATTGGAGTTGCGGCCGCATTGATCGCCGTTATTGCAGCTCAAATCATAACAAGCTCAATCATCGACCATTTCGGCTGGCTCGGCATGAAACCCATTCCAATCGACGGGAAGCGGATCCTAGCATTTGGATTTCTGATGGCAGCACTCTATTTGTTTGCAAAGAAATAA
- a CDS encoding aspartyl-phosphate phosphatase Spo0E family protein has translation MVREYNRRLDAVRITIQNQLLESVDKLGLTHSRTVRLSEKLDKIIIKMMKLK, from the coding sequence TTGGTAAGAGAATATAATCGAAGGCTAGATGCAGTCAGGATAACCATTCAGAATCAACTTCTCGAATCAGTAGACAAGCTTGGTCTGACACACTCTCGAACGGTCCGTCTAAGTGAAAAGCTTGATAAAATCATTATTAAGATGATGAAGCTTAAGTGA
- a CDS encoding ABC transporter permease subunit, translated as MKFSVENYFDKLRSIMLGVILISFLPSLIHGIDQKVNLWEYTLNDKTYSLFPDLFEKYFYSMTIFMGALLVGLCFAIFFTFCTSILHHRLKRMIYGLISLFESLPDIFIVIVLQLTIVYIYQKTGLLIANVTTLYDDKIYLLPILTLSVLPTIQLFKITFLLMNEEQDKPYITVAKSMGLSDHYILIRHVFKNVLFNLFLYFKTIFVFMLSNLFIMEYVFNIHGIMMTMLSFNSFMFFISVMLIAIPFTFLFELAQSFIYQSTGKNEEGAA; from the coding sequence ATGAAGTTTTCTGTCGAGAACTATTTTGATAAGCTTAGGTCTATAATGCTTGGGGTCATTCTTATTAGCTTCCTGCCATCCTTGATTCATGGTATCGATCAGAAGGTGAACCTATGGGAGTACACGCTAAACGATAAAACGTACAGCCTTTTTCCAGATCTGTTTGAAAAATATTTTTATTCGATGACGATTTTTATGGGAGCCCTTCTCGTCGGGTTATGTTTTGCGATCTTCTTTACCTTTTGTACGTCCATCCTTCACCATCGCCTTAAAAGAATGATTTATGGACTCATCAGTTTATTTGAATCGCTTCCCGATATTTTCATCGTCATTGTTTTGCAGCTTACAATCGTGTACATCTATCAAAAAACAGGCTTGCTCATCGCAAATGTCACGACTTTATATGATGACAAAATCTATCTATTACCGATTTTGACCTTATCCGTTTTACCGACAATCCAACTCTTCAAAATTACGTTCCTATTAATGAACGAAGAACAGGACAAGCCGTATATAACAGTAGCGAAATCAATGGGTTTGAGTGATCACTACATATTAATTCGACACGTGTTCAAAAACGTGTTGTTCAATCTGTTCTTATATTTTAAAACAATCTTTGTGTTCATGCTTTCAAATCTTTTCATCATGGAATATGTCTTCAATATCCATGGAATTATGATGACAATGCTCAGCTTCAACAGCTTCATGTTCTTTATTTCTGTCATGCTGATTGCGATTCCGTTCACTTTCCTATTTGAATTGGCACAATCATTCATCTATCAATCTACCGGTAAAAATGAGGAGGGTGCGGCATGA